One genomic region from Anthonomus grandis grandis chromosome 1, icAntGran1.3, whole genome shotgun sequence encodes:
- the LOC126742197 gene encoding piggyBac transposable element-derived protein 2-like, protein MYWSKSFKIPPIADTMGRNRFFKIRNYLHAVNNLEVSDEEQKRDKLWKVRPIITSFHNAVLRLPREENVSIDEQMIPFSGKVAIRQYVPRKPNPTGLKHYVLASKNGTILDFEIYQGKTTNFPEDVEKENLGAGGRAVLRLSETCSPGTNIYFDRYLTSITLLDKLREKGISGTGTTMSNKFPKVGFPTDYELKKLGRGIIKSKVRDDNKVALVRWMDNKAITMASSAHSINPIHQCRRYSRPDQQYLNVPQPDNEFMGGVDLLNRLIAAYRCYHKTKKWPIRVFEHFMDCAVVNSWNQYRSDCEILKVKKTDILDLIGFKMRIAEALIKGISTAESESDYETFEPISRKKLPGRPGRVSLPPAEVAKSKGRHLPKAMDIKEAQRCRNPDCTRRTRVKCISCNICLCVVKDRDCFIEFYN, encoded by the coding sequence ATGTACTGgtcaaaatcatttaaaattccacCGATCGCTGATACAATGGGCAggaatagattttttaaaataagaaattatcttCATGCTGTTAATAACTTGGAAGtttcagatgaagaacaaaaaCGTGATAAACTATGGAAAGTGCGTCCAATAATAACTTCTTTTCATAATGCGGTTTTGCGGCTACCGAGAGAGGAGAATGTGAGCATTGATGAACAAATGATACCATTTTCGGGTAAAGTAGCTATTCGACAGTATGTTCCTCGAAAACCCAATCCCACTGGTCTAAAACACTATGTTTTAGCTTCAAAAAACGGAactattttagattttgaaatTTACCAAGGAAAAACAACTAATTTTCCAGAAGACGTCGAGAAGGAAAATTTAGGTGCAGGGGGTAGAGCCGTATTGCGTTTAAGTGAAACTTGTTCACCTGgaacaaacatttattttgaccGCTATTTGACAAGCATTACTTTATTAGATAAACTAAGGGAAAAGGGAATTTCTGGTACAGGAACTACAATGTCCaacaaatttccaaaagttGGTTTTCCCACTGACTATGAACTAAAAAAGTTAGGCAGAGGGattataaaatcaaaagtaaGAGATGATAACAAGGTAGCTCTAGTTAGGTGGATGGACAATAAGGCAATAACAATGGCCTCTTCAGCACACAGCATTAATCCAATACATCAATGTCGAAGATATTCGAGGCCTGATCAACAGTATTTAAATGTTCCCCAACCAGACAATGAATTTATGGGAGGGGTTGATTTACTGAATCGACTAATTGCAGCTTATAGATGTtatcataaaactaaaaaatggccAATAAGAGTGTTTGAACACTTCATGGATTGTGCAGTAGTCAACTCATGGAATCAGTATAGGAGTGACtgtgaaatattaaaagtcaaaaagaCTGACATTCTAGATTTAATCGGATTTAAAATGCGCATAGCAGAAGCACTAATTAAAGGGATATCAACTGCCGAATCTGAATCTGATTATGAGACTTTTGAACCTATATCGCGAAAAAAATTACCGGGTCGGCCTGGAAGGGTGTCTCTACCTCCTGCTGAAGTGGCAAAATCTAAAGGCCGGCATCTACCAAAAGCCATGGATATTAAAGAGGCTCAGAGGTGCAGAAATCCCGACTGTACGAGACGTACGCGAGTCAAGTGCATTTCGTGTAATATTTGTTTATGCGTTGTTAAAGACCGTgattgttttattgagttttataattaa